A region of Schistosoma mansoni strain Puerto Rico chromosome 1, complete genome DNA encodes the following proteins:
- a CDS encoding cathepsin B-like peptidase (C01 family) encodes MLTSILCIASLITFLEAHISVKNEKFEPLSDDIISYINEHPNAGWRAEKSNRFHSLDDARIQMGARREEPDLRRTRRPTVDHNDWNVEIPSSFDSRKKWPRCKSIATIRDQSRCGSCWAFGAVEAMSDRSCIQSGGKQNVELSAVDLLSCCESCGLGCEGGILGPAWDYWVKEGIVTGSSKENHTGCEPYPFPKCEHHTKGKYPPCGSKIYKTPRCKQTCQKKYKTPYTQDKHRGKSSYNVKNDEKAIQKEIMKYGPVEAGFTVYEDFLNYKSGIYKHITGETLGGHAIRIIGWGVENKTPYWLIANSWNEDWGENGYFRIVRGRDECSIESEVTAGRIN; translated from the exons ATGCTCACATCTATTTTGTGTATTGCTTCACTAATAACTTTTCTTGAAGCTCATATTTCAGTTAAGAACGAAAAGTTTGAACCATTGTCAGATGACATAATCTCGTATATCAATGAACAT CCGAATGCTGGATGGAGAGCTGAGAAAAGCAACCGTTTCCACTCACTGGATGACGCCCGAATTCAGATGGGTGCAAGAAGAGAAGAACCAGATTTGAGGAGGACGAGACGTCCCACAGTTGACCACAATGATTGGAATGTGGAAATTCCATCAAGCTTCGATTCCAGGAAGAAATGGCCTCGTTGTAAAAGTATCGCGACCATTCGTGATCAATCACGATGTGGATCATGTTGG GCTTTCGGTGCGGTCGAAGCAATGAGTGATCGAAGCTGCATACAGTCAGGTGGCAAACAAAATGTCGAACTGAGTGCTGTTGATCTTTTGAGCTGTTGCGAAAGTTGTGGACTTGGATGTGAAGGTGGTATCCTTGGTCCTGCTTGGGATTACTGGGTGAAGGAAGGTATTGTTACTGGAAGTTCGAAGGAGAATCACACAGGTTGTGAACCATATCCATTTCCGAAATGTGAACATCATACCAAAGGAAAGTATCCTCCATGTGGTAGTAAAATCTACAAGACTCCTCGTTGTAAACAAACTTGTCAGAAAAAATATAAAACCCCGTACACCCAAGACAAGCATCGAG GTAAATCATCCTACAATGTTAAAAATGATGAAAAGGCTATTCAAAAAGAAATCATGAAATACGGACCAGTAGAAGCAGGCTTCACCGTTTATGAAGATTTTCTAAATTACAAATCTGGAATCTATAAACATATTACTGGAGAAACACTTGGTGGGCACGCTATACGTATTATCGGATGGGGTGTGGAAAACAAGACTCCTTATTGGTTGATTGCGAATTCGTGGAATGAAGATTGGGGTGAAAATGGATATTTCAGAATAGTGCGTGGTCGTGATGAGTGTTCCATTGAATCCGAGGTAACAGCCGGTCGAATTAACTAA
- a CDS encoding cathepsin B-like peptidase (C01 family) translates to MLISVLYIASLISHLEAHISIKNEKFEPLSDDIISYINEHPNAGWRAEKSNRFHSLDDARFQLGARREEPDLRRTRRPTVDHNDWNVEIPSSFDSRKKWPRCKSIATIRDQSRCGSCCAFGAVEAMSERSCIQSGGKQNVELSAVDLEGIVTGSSKENNTGCEPYPFPKCEHFTKGQYPPCGSKIYKTPRCKTTCQKRYKTSYAQDKHRAIQKEIMKYGPVEASFTVYEDFLNYKSGIYKHITGETLGGHAIRIIGWGVENKTPYWLIANSWNEDWGENGYFRIVRGRDECSIESEVTAGRIN, encoded by the exons ATGCTTATATCTGTATTGTATATTGCTTCACTAATATCCCATCTCGAAGCTCATATTTCAATAAAGAACGAAAAGTTCGAACCATTGTCCGATGACATAATCTCGTATATCAATGAACAT CCGAATGCTGGATGGAGAGCTGAGAAAAGCAACCGTTTTCACTCACTGGATGACGCCCGATTTCAGTTGGGTGCAAGAAGAGAAGAACCAGATTTGAGGAGGACGAGACGTCCCACAGTTGACCACAATGATTGGAATGTGGAAATTCCATCAAGCTTCGATTCCAGGAAGAAATGGCCTCGTTGTAAAAGTATCGCAACCATTCGTGATCAATCACGATGTGGATCATGTTGT GCTTTCGGTGCGGTCGAAGCAATGAGTGAACGAAGTTGCATACAGTCAGGTGGCAAACAAAATGTCGAACTGAGTGCTGTTGATCTT GAAGGTATTGTTACTGGAAGTTCGAAGGAGAATAATACAGGCTGTGAACCATATCCGTTCCCGAAATGTGAACATTTTACCAAAGGGCAATATCCTCCATGTGGTAGTAAAATCTACAAGACTCCTCGCTGTAAAACCACTTGTCAGAAAAGATATAAAACCTCATACGCTCAAGACAAGCATCGAG CTATTCAAAAAGAAATCATGAAATACGGACCAGTAGAAGCAAGCTTCACCGTTTATGAAGATTTTCTAAATTACAAATCTGGAATCTATAAACATATTACTGGAGAAACACTTGGTGGGCACGCTATACGTATTATCGGATGGGGTGTGGAAAACAAGACTCCTTATTGGTTGATTGCGAATTCGTGGAATGAAGATTGGGGTGAAAACGGATATTTCAGAATAGTGCGTGGTCGTGATGAGTGTTCCATTGAATCCGAGGTAACAGCCGGTCGAATTAACTAA